One genomic region from Balaenoptera acutorostrata chromosome 1, mBalAcu1.1, whole genome shotgun sequence encodes:
- the LOC103003995 gene encoding ras-related protein Rab-42, protein MEAGGCRYQFRIALLGDAAVGKTSLLRRYVAGAPGIPEPEPELESVPTVGVEFYSRTLQLRAGPRVKLQLWDTAGQERFRCITRSFYRNVVGVLLVFDVTNRKSFEHIRDWHQEVMATQGPDKAIFLLVGHKSDLQSTRCVSAQEAEELAASLGMAFMETSAKNNCNVDLAFNTLTDAIQQALQQGDIKLEEDWGGVRLIQNTQIPRPPSRTQHPGPCKC, encoded by the exons ATGGAGGCGGGGGGCTGCCGCTACCAGTTTCGGATCGCGCTGCTGGGGGACGCGGCCGTGGGCAAGACGTCGCTGCTGCGGCGCTACGTGGCGGGCGCGCCCGGGATCCCGGAACCAGAGCCGGAGCTCGAGTCGGTGCCCACGGTGGGCGTCGAGTTCTACAGCCGCACTCTGCAGCTGCGGGCCGGGCCGCGCGTGAAGCTGCAGCTCTGGGACACGGCGGGCCAAGAGCGCTTCAG GTGCATCACCAGGTCCTTTTACCGGAATGTGGTGGGTGTCCTGCTGGTCTTTGATGTGACAAACAGGAAGTCCTTTGAACACATCCGGGACTGGCACCAGGAGGTCATGGCCACTCAGGGCCCCGACAAGGCGATCTTCCTGCTGGTTGGCCACAAGAGTGACCTGCAGAGCACCCGTTGTGTCTCGGCCCAGGAGGCAGAGGAGCTGGCTGCTTCCCTGGGCATGGCCTTCATGGAGACCTCCGCCAAAAATAACTGCAACGTGGACCTGGCCTTCAACACCCTCACTGATGCCATCCAGCAGGCCCTGCAGCAGGGGGACATCAAACTGGAGGAGGACTGGGGGGGTGTCCGGCTCATCCAGAACACCCAAATCCCCAGGCCCCCCAGCAGGACACAGCACCCAGGCCCATGCAAGTGTTGA
- the LOC130707971 gene encoding ras-related protein Rab-39B-like: MDPLWQYQFHILLLGDPNVDKPSLLRNYVEGIFVEGVAQAVAVDFSVPFMEAEPGGPAGQERSPPTPHGESPPIRKRSGLGGHDKDELWTKSTGTWQEAFCGLVITNRTSFESVPQRHREVLEKAKPSNILFLVVGHKSDLVDEGEVMPGGGEKLAASWGAHYVEASAESNGDIRFQAAHSRDLRAVKRGIVEPNPGWEGVKSRVPPQTKPQEAETQSTARWMYPCWWPLGGTATLPEAHGTLTIHKGSARNRTG, encoded by the exons ATGGACCCTCTCTGGCAGTACCAGTTCCACATCCTCCTCCTAGGAGACCCAAATGTGGACAAACCATCCTTGTTGAGAAACTACGTGGAGGGCATCTTTGTCGAGGGTGTCGCCCAGGCAGTGGCGGTGGACTTCTCCGTGCCCTTCATGGAGGCAGAGCCTGGGGGTCCAGCTGGCCAGGAAAGGTCACCACCCACCCCTCATGGGGAGAGCCCACCCATCAGGAAGAGAAGCGGCCTTGGTGGCCATGACAAAGATGAACTCTGGACCAAGAGCACAG GAACTTGGCAGGAGGCCTTTTGCGGCTTGGTAATCACCAACAGAACATCCTTTGAGAGCGTCCCCCAGCGGCATCGGGAGGTTCTGGAGAAAGCAAAACCCTCCAACATCCTCTTCCTGGTGGTAGGCCACAAGAGTGACCTGGTGGATGAGGGAGAGGTGATgccggggggaggggagaagctggCTGCCTCCTGGGGCGCTCACTACGTTGAGGCCTCAGCCGAAAGCAACGGTGACATCCGCTTTCAAGCTGCTCACTCAAGAGATCTAAGAGCTGTGAAGAGAGGGATCGTGGAGCCAAacccagggtgggagggagtgaaaAGCAGGGTCCCACCACAGACCAAGCCTCAGGAGGCAGAGACCCAAAGCACGGCAAGGTGGATGTATCCATGCTGGTGGCCCCTGGGTGGAACAGCTACACTCCCTGAAGCCCACGGAACCCTCACAATCCACAAGGGCTCTGCCAGGAACAGAACAGGATGA